In Selenomonas sp. TAMA-11512, a genomic segment contains:
- the feoB gene encoding ferrous iron transport protein B, translating to MSTMSIALAGNPNTGKSTIFNELTGLRQKIGNWPGVTVDKKMGVINHKERVISVVDLPGTYSINARSAEEKVVIDYFRESMPDFVVNVIDSSNIERNLFLTLQLLEEGAPLLLCLNMADEASRKGIRVNMRKLESFIGYPAVETVGRSSKSVKKLLDVFTTTVMRNYAPSERIEQHKLQVAELRRQGLSDEELQEKLIALRYDLIDEIMQSAVVVENVGSSVSEKIDSVLANGFLALPILLLMVYLTFQITFTWVGQVAQDALEELITGPFTEVVAGALASADVADWMQSLILDGIIGGVGAVVSFVPLIFTLFFILSILDGTGYMARVAFIMDPIMRRIGLTGKGVMPLIMGFGCGVPAIMGARALDSEKDRLTAILITPFLTCSAKLPVLALFAAMFFADEAANVVFVMYLAGVVVAILMAKALSLSVFKGESSTFLLELPPYRIPDMKTVLLETWDKGKGYLVKAGTIIFAMSVAIWFLSNFNSGGQTEDMEDSYLAAIGEGMGTIFRFHGFDNWQAGAALTTGILAKESVLSTMAVIYGIDEMADEDTAVDYADEIVAGLGGAFTPLTAIVFMVFFQLYTPCVTALGTIKKESGRWKWFGFAALYTFATAWVISLIVYLIGQAMGLA from the coding sequence GTGTCTACGATGAGCATTGCCTTAGCAGGCAACCCGAATACGGGAAAATCGACGATTTTCAATGAGCTCACGGGTCTCCGTCAGAAAATCGGCAATTGGCCGGGCGTCACGGTCGACAAGAAGATGGGCGTCATCAATCACAAGGAACGCGTCATCTCCGTCGTGGATCTCCCCGGTACATACTCCATCAATGCGCGGTCGGCGGAGGAGAAAGTCGTCATCGATTATTTCCGTGAGTCGATGCCGGACTTCGTTGTTAATGTCATTGACTCGTCGAATATCGAGCGCAATCTGTTCCTCACGCTCCAGCTGTTGGAGGAGGGTGCGCCGCTTCTGCTGTGTCTTAATATGGCGGATGAGGCAAGTCGTAAAGGCATCCGTGTCAATATGCGGAAGCTCGAGTCCTTCATCGGCTATCCTGCGGTCGAGACCGTCGGCCGCAGCAGCAAGAGCGTCAAGAAGCTTCTCGATGTATTCACCACGACGGTGATGCGAAACTATGCCCCGTCGGAGCGCATCGAGCAGCATAAGCTGCAGGTCGCCGAGCTGCGCCGACAGGGTCTCTCCGATGAGGAGCTGCAGGAAAAGCTCATCGCGCTTCGCTATGACCTCATTGACGAGATCATGCAGTCGGCCGTTGTCGTTGAAAATGTCGGATCATCCGTCTCGGAAAAAATTGACAGCGTTCTTGCCAACGGCTTCCTTGCATTGCCGATCCTGCTTCTGATGGTCTATCTGACATTCCAGATCACGTTTACATGGGTCGGACAGGTGGCGCAGGATGCGTTGGAAGAGCTCATTACGGGGCCGTTTACGGAGGTCGTCGCCGGAGCGCTCGCCTCGGCCGATGTAGCGGACTGGATGCAGTCGCTGATCCTCGACGGCATCATCGGCGGCGTCGGAGCGGTTGTCTCCTTTGTGCCGCTCATCTTTACGCTGTTCTTCATCCTTTCGATTCTTGACGGTACGGGCTACATGGCTCGCGTCGCCTTCATCATGGATCCGATCATGCGACGCATCGGCCTTACGGGCAAAGGCGTCATGCCTCTCATCATGGGCTTCGGCTGCGGAGTCCCCGCCATCATGGGCGCTCGCGCGCTCGATTCGGAAAAGGACCGCCTGACGGCAATTCTCATCACGCCGTTCCTGACCTGCAGCGCGAAGCTGCCGGTGCTTGCGCTCTTTGCGGCGATGTTCTTCGCGGATGAGGCGGCGAACGTCGTCTTCGTCATGTATCTGGCCGGCGTCGTCGTCGCCATCCTGATGGCAAAGGCGCTTTCCCTCTCCGTCTTCAAAGGCGAGAGCTCGACGTTTCTCCTGGAGCTTCCGCCGTATCGCATTCCCGATATGAAGACGGTGCTCCTTGAGACATGGGATAAGGGCAAGGGCTACCTTGTCAAAGCCGGTACGATCATCTTCGCGATGTCCGTCGCCATCTGGTTCCTGTCGAACTTCAATTCCGGCGGGCAGACGGAGGATATGGAGGACAGCTATCTCGCCGCCATCGGCGAGGGGATGGGCACGATCTTCCGCTTCCACGGCTTTGACAACTGGCAGGCCGGCGCTGCTCTCACGACGGGTATCCTGGCGAAGGAATCCGTGCTCTCGACGATGGCTGTCATCTACGGCATCGATGAGATGGCGGATGAGGATACGGCTGTTGATTATGCCGATGAGATTGTCGCGGGGCTCGGCGGGGCATTCACGCCGCTGACGGCAATCGTCTTCATGGTGTTCTTCCAGCTCTATACGCCGTGCGTCACCGCGCTCGGTACGATCAAGAAAGAGTCTGGACGCTGGAAGTGGTTCGGCTTCGCTGCGCTCTATACGTTCGCGACCGCATGGGTCATATCGCTCATCGTCTATCTCATCGGGCAGGCGATGGGGCTTGCGTGA
- a CDS encoding ferrous iron transport protein A translates to MTLKEGKTGQVLRIEKLGESPLKQRLMTMGLIPGTRIKILRSAPLGDPIAIGIRSYSLSMRRDDAALIDVTLVEEKEA, encoded by the coding sequence ATGACACTCAAGGAGGGCAAAACCGGTCAGGTTTTGCGCATCGAGAAGCTCGGAGAATCGCCGCTGAAGCAGCGTCTCATGACGATGGGGCTCATCCCGGGCACGCGTATAAAGATATTGCGGTCGGCGCCCCTAGGCGATCCGATTGCGATCGGCATCCGTTCATACAGCCTGTCCATGCGCAGAGACGATGCCGCGCTGATCGACGTTACACTGGTAGAGGAAAAGGAGGCTTGA
- a CDS encoding CheB methylesterase domain-containing protein, with protein sequence MEGLSRYIIAIGSSTGGTEALSEILPNVRIPTPPIVVVQHMPPVFSKLFATRLDSICDLQVKEAEEGDHLTPSTVYIAKGGMHMKIAREERSPRLYLTLTMEEHINWVRPSADPLFYTVADYFGANALGILLTGMGSDGSRGLLAMRRRGAETVGQDEATSVVYGMPKAAFEIGAVGEQLPLPKIADRINAYAARCAKIKEALIK encoded by the coding sequence ATGGAAGGGCTGAGCCGATACATCATCGCCATCGGATCCTCGACGGGCGGCACCGAGGCATTGTCGGAAATATTGCCGAATGTCAGGATACCGACACCTCCCATCGTCGTCGTTCAGCATATGCCTCCCGTGTTTTCCAAGCTTTTTGCGACGCGCCTGGATTCGATCTGTGACCTGCAGGTCAAGGAAGCCGAAGAAGGGGATCACCTTACGCCGTCGACGGTTTACATTGCCAAGGGCGGCATGCACATGAAGATTGCCCGTGAGGAGCGCAGTCCGCGATTGTATTTGACGCTGACCATGGAGGAGCATATCAATTGGGTGCGGCCCTCGGCGGATCCGCTGTTCTATACCGTGGCGGATTACTTCGGCGCGAACGCGCTGGGGATTCTGCTGACGGGAATGGGCTCGGACGGTTCGCGCGGGCTTCTTGCCATGCGTCGCCGAGGTGCGGAGACGGTAGGACAGGATGAGGCGACAAGCGTTGTCTACGGTATGCCGAAAGCCGCTTTTGAGATCGGCGCTGTCGGGGAACAGCTGCCGCTGCCGAAGATTGCGGACCGCATCAATGCCTACGCGGCTCGATGCGCGAAAATAAAGGAAGCGCTGATAAAATGA
- a CDS encoding DUF951 domain-containing protein, translating into MTADIRCEVGDTVQMRKPHACGADTWKVIRIGMDVGIKCEGCGRYVLLSRRQFQRQMKARVGD; encoded by the coding sequence ATGACGGCAGATATCCGCTGTGAAGTCGGCGATACCGTACAGATGCGCAAGCCGCATGCCTGCGGAGCCGATACGTGGAAGGTCATCCGCATCGGCATGGATGTCGGAATCAAATGTGAGGGCTGCGGACGATATGTCCTCCTTTCTCGCCGTCAATTTCAACGGCAGATGAAAGCGCGGGTCGGCGACTGA
- the ychF gene encoding redox-regulated ATPase YchF: protein MSNLDVGIVGLPNVGKSTLFNAITKAGAEAANYPFCTIEPNVGVVDVPDARLEVLHKLYNSKKVTPASVRFVDIAGLVAGASKGEGLGNKFLEHIRQVDAIAHVVRCFEDGNITHVAGSIDPIRDIETIMTELCLADLEVIERRLQKLVKLAKSGSKEAKAEEAVLDKLKAALEDAKAAKSVELTEDERALLGDLNLLTMKPMLYVANVSEDEAAKDGEGNPAVLRVRERAEEEGAEVVVISARVESEIAELSGEDAKAFLEEMGLQESGLDRLIKAAFELLGLLTFMTAGEDECRAWTITKGTVAPKAAGKIHSDIERGFIRAEIVNYDDLIAAGSVAAAREKGQVRLEGKEYVMQDGDVTYFRFNV from the coding sequence TTGAGCAATTTAGATGTGGGAATCGTCGGCTTACCAAACGTCGGCAAGAGCACGCTCTTTAACGCCATTACAAAGGCGGGGGCGGAGGCGGCGAACTACCCGTTCTGCACGATAGAACCCAATGTCGGGGTCGTGGATGTCCCCGACGCGAGGCTTGAGGTACTGCACAAGCTCTATAATTCCAAGAAGGTGACGCCCGCGTCGGTTCGTTTCGTCGATATCGCCGGGCTTGTCGCGGGCGCGTCCAAAGGAGAGGGACTCGGCAATAAATTTCTCGAGCACATTCGGCAGGTCGACGCGATCGCGCACGTCGTTCGCTGCTTTGAGGACGGGAATATCACCCATGTGGCGGGCTCCATCGATCCGATTCGCGATATCGAGACGATCATGACAGAGCTCTGTCTCGCGGATCTCGAGGTGATCGAGCGGCGTCTGCAGAAGCTTGTCAAGCTTGCCAAGAGCGGCAGCAAGGAGGCGAAGGCGGAGGAAGCTGTCCTCGACAAGCTCAAAGCGGCTCTTGAGGACGCGAAAGCCGCGAAGAGCGTCGAGCTCACAGAGGATGAGCGCGCGCTTCTCGGCGATCTGAACCTCCTCACCATGAAGCCGATGCTGTACGTCGCGAACGTCAGTGAGGATGAGGCCGCAAAGGACGGCGAAGGAAATCCCGCCGTTCTCCGCGTGCGGGAGCGCGCCGAGGAGGAGGGCGCGGAGGTCGTCGTCATCTCGGCTCGTGTGGAGTCCGAGATAGCGGAGCTTTCGGGTGAGGACGCAAAGGCGTTTTTAGAGGAGATGGGACTGCAGGAGTCCGGCCTCGACCGCCTCATCAAGGCGGCGTTTGAGCTTCTCGGACTCCTGACCTTTATGACGGCGGGAGAAGATGAATGCCGCGCATGGACGATTACAAAGGGAACCGTCGCGCCGAAAGCGGCGGGCAAGATACACTCGGATATCGAGCGCGGCTTCATTCGCGCGGAGATTGTCAACTATGACGACCTCATCGCCGCCGGCTCGGTCGCGGCGGCGCGGGAAAAGGGACAGGTACGCCTTGAGGGCAAGGAGTACGTCATGCAGGACGGTGACGTCACGTATTTCCGATTTAACGTATAG
- the clpX gene encoding ATP-dependent Clp protease ATP-binding subunit ClpX, with translation MNDNQHQCSFCRRIITVRDQYDMPIYDPKTGFAICRSCVEDIYHFLEDHEDAKEVEVKRDFADRLDEILAKNKPHIIKQYLDEYIIDQDRAKKILSVAVYNHYKRMKYGYDHTDGSEIEKSNVIMLGPSGCGKTALLSHLSQLMDVPFAVTDASSLTEAGFVGADVEVAVRNLYYAADKNIEKAEHGIIYLDEFDKIARKSGANNSITADPGHEGVQQALLKMLEGSVVEFTARGQRKHPEAPTIKVDTKNILFIVGGAFVGIEETIAKRLKKDASAIGFGAAVESTKKGDDPKRFDELLEQVRPEDLMQYGIIPEVIGRLPIICTLGTLDEDALLRILTEPKNAPVKQYQKLLSMDNAELTFEEDALRAVAQKAIERKTGARSLKGIIEDTMLDIMFDIPKSGEKRRIIITKECIEDGTAPRVEPVS, from the coding sequence ATGAACGACAATCAGCACCAATGCAGCTTCTGCCGGCGTATCATCACCGTGCGCGACCAATACGACATGCCCATCTACGATCCCAAGACCGGCTTCGCCATCTGCCGCAGCTGCGTCGAAGATATCTACCACTTTCTCGAAGACCACGAGGACGCCAAGGAGGTCGAGGTCAAACGAGACTTCGCCGACCGGCTCGACGAGATTCTCGCCAAAAACAAGCCGCACATCATCAAGCAGTATCTGGATGAATACATCATCGACCAGGACCGCGCGAAGAAGATTCTTTCCGTTGCCGTCTACAACCACTACAAGCGGATGAAATACGGCTACGACCACACGGACGGCTCCGAGATCGAGAAATCCAACGTGATCATGCTCGGCCCTTCGGGCTGCGGCAAGACGGCGCTCCTCTCCCATCTCTCGCAGCTCATGGATGTCCCCTTCGCCGTCACCGACGCCTCTTCGCTGACCGAAGCGGGCTTCGTCGGAGCCGACGTCGAAGTCGCCGTCCGCAACCTGTACTATGCTGCGGATAAGAATATCGAAAAGGCCGAGCACGGTATCATCTACCTCGACGAGTTTGACAAGATTGCCCGTAAATCCGGCGCCAACAACTCCATTACCGCCGACCCCGGGCATGAGGGCGTCCAGCAGGCGCTCCTCAAGATGCTGGAAGGCTCCGTCGTGGAGTTTACGGCACGCGGTCAGCGCAAGCATCCGGAGGCGCCGACGATCAAAGTCGATACGAAGAACATCCTCTTCATTGTCGGCGGAGCCTTTGTCGGCATCGAGGAGACCATTGCCAAACGGCTCAAGAAGGATGCTTCCGCCATCGGCTTCGGCGCTGCCGTCGAGAGCACGAAGAAGGGCGACGATCCGAAGCGGTTTGATGAACTGCTCGAGCAGGTGCGCCCGGAGGATCTCATGCAGTACGGCATCATTCCCGAGGTCATCGGCCGTCTCCCCATCATCTGCACGCTCGGCACACTCGACGAAGACGCGCTCCTGCGCATCCTGACCGAGCCGAAGAACGCGCCTGTCAAGCAGTACCAAAAGCTTCTCTCCATGGACAATGCGGAGCTCACCTTTGAAGAAGACGCTCTTCGCGCCGTTGCGCAGAAGGCCATTGAGCGCAAGACGGGCGCCCGCAGCCTCAAGGGGATCATTGAAGACACGATGCTCGACATCATGTTTGACATTCCGAAGTCCGGCGAAAAGCGGCGCATCATCATCACGAAGGAATGCATTGAGGACGGCACCGCGCCAAGGGTCGAGCCCGTTTCATAA
- a CDS encoding phosphomannomutase/phosphoglucomutase — MLSEKEILRLQNGSDVRGVAVAGVADEPVTLFPEAVNRIAAGFVDFLSNKTGKAARELIITVGHDSRVSAKELKKHILGAIIAKGAKAVDCGLASTPAMFMSTVFEETKATGAIMITASHLPYNRNGMKFFTRDGGLEHEDIEEVLTLASKNHEQSADTSAAAAYDLIDLYAGHLVRKIEEGLGAAAGSKPLAGMHIVVDAGNGGGGFFAGKVLDVLGADTSGSQFLEPDGMFPNHIPNPENKEAMQAIRKAVLDHKADLGLIFDTDVDRMSAVLPDGEEISRNALIAMMAAILAPDYPGGAIVTDSVTSDELEKFLTEELHLVHHRYMRGYKNVINECMRLNAAGTVSPLAIETSGHGALSENYYLDDGAYLAVKLLIAAAKAHREGRSLSTLIEKLGHPAEAKEYRLKIVGREDFRAYGNGVLKDFEAKAKAKGYDVKTPSFEGVRLVFPEGWALLRLSLHDPNMPLNIESREAGGAAKIAAQVKELLTDADGLDRSALA, encoded by the coding sequence ATGTTGTCGGAAAAGGAAATCCTGCGTTTGCAAAACGGCAGTGACGTCCGCGGCGTCGCCGTAGCCGGCGTCGCAGATGAGCCGGTGACGCTTTTCCCGGAGGCGGTCAATCGAATCGCCGCAGGCTTTGTTGACTTTCTCTCAAATAAGACAGGGAAAGCGGCACGTGAGCTCATTATCACCGTCGGGCACGATTCGCGCGTCTCGGCGAAAGAGCTGAAGAAGCACATTCTGGGGGCCATTATCGCCAAGGGGGCAAAGGCGGTCGACTGCGGTCTTGCCTCCACGCCGGCGATGTTCATGTCGACCGTCTTCGAGGAGACAAAGGCGACCGGGGCGATCATGATCACGGCGAGCCATCTGCCCTACAATCGCAACGGCATGAAGTTCTTCACAAGGGACGGCGGTCTCGAGCACGAGGATATCGAGGAGGTGCTGACGCTCGCGTCGAAGAATCACGAGCAGTCGGCGGATACGAGCGCCGCTGCGGCGTATGATCTCATCGACCTTTACGCCGGGCATCTCGTTCGGAAGATCGAGGAGGGGCTCGGCGCGGCGGCCGGGTCGAAGCCGCTTGCCGGCATGCACATCGTCGTCGATGCCGGCAACGGCGGCGGCGGCTTCTTTGCGGGCAAGGTGCTCGATGTCCTCGGCGCCGATACCTCGGGGAGCCAGTTCCTCGAGCCGGACGGCATGTTCCCGAACCATATCCCCAATCCGGAAAACAAGGAAGCCATGCAGGCCATCCGAAAGGCGGTCCTCGATCACAAGGCGGACCTCGGACTGATCTTTGACACCGATGTGGACCGCATGAGCGCCGTCCTTCCCGATGGGGAAGAGATCAGCCGCAACGCGCTCATCGCCATGATGGCGGCGATTCTCGCACCGGACTATCCGGGCGGCGCGATCGTCACCGACTCCGTCACATCCGACGAGCTGGAGAAATTCCTCACGGAAGAGCTGCACCTCGTCCACCACCGCTATATGCGCGGCTACAAGAACGTCATCAACGAGTGCATGCGGCTCAATGCGGCGGGTACGGTCTCTCCGCTTGCGATTGAGACGTCGGGGCACGGCGCGCTCTCGGAGAACTACTACCTCGATGACGGCGCGTACCTCGCCGTCAAGCTGCTCATCGCAGCGGCAAAGGCACACAGGGAAGGCCGATCGCTCAGCACGCTCATCGAGAAGCTCGGACATCCGGCAGAGGCGAAGGAATATCGTCTCAAGATTGTCGGCAGGGAAGACTTCCGCGCTTACGGAAACGGCGTCCTCAAAGACTTCGAGGCAAAGGCGAAGGCAAAGGGCTATGACGTCAAGACGCCGTCCTTTGAAGGCGTGCGCCTCGTGTTCCCCGAGGGCTGGGCGCTTCTGCGGCTGTCGCTCCACGATCCCAATATGCCGCTCAACATCGAGAGCCGGGAGGCGGGCGGCGCGGCGAAGATCGCGGCACAGGTCAAAGAGCTCCTTACCGATGCGGACGGACTGGATCGGAGCGCTCTCGCATGA
- a CDS encoding aminoglycoside phosphotransferase — MKSSRESLRKLKAQRDLLQRRMQEEASDLDFETHLERVRTLQRVIDRLESGEKQAAPMGSTV, encoded by the coding sequence GTGAAGTCAAGCCGAGAAAGCCTGCGGAAGCTCAAGGCTCAAAGAGATCTCCTGCAAAGACGCATGCAGGAAGAGGCCAGCGATCTCGATTTTGAGACGCACTTAGAGCGCGTCCGCACACTGCAAAGAGTCATTGATCGACTGGAGAGCGGGGAGAAACAGGCGGCTCCTATGGGCAGTACGGTGTGA
- the serC gene encoding 3-phosphoserine/phosphohydroxythreonine transaminase, translated as MEADRIYNFNPGPGTLPLEVLKEAQAEFLNFDHTGMSIVEISHRASAYDAVHSRAKADIKELMGLGDDYEVLFCQGGASQQFAMIPMNFASPEHKGSYILSGQFSQKAYEEAAFLNVGEIAASSKDGNYVHVPQQSEFDLDPEAAYLHVCYNNTIYGTEFHYIPLTGKVPLIADMSSDMLSRPVDFKKFDFIYAGVQKNLGPAGLVVVVAKKSFLETASDDLPTMFRYSTFCKKDSLYNTPPVFSIYMVSKVVAWIKAQGGLKEMEKRNRKKANLLYDVIDRSGGFYRGHADEVSRSLMNVTFRLPSEELEKKFAAEALEHKLGGIKGHRSVGGMRASIYNAMPYEGVQTLADFMEKFQKTNG; from the coding sequence TTGGAAGCAGATCGAATCTATAATTTTAATCCGGGGCCGGGTACACTGCCGCTTGAGGTCTTAAAGGAAGCGCAGGCGGAGTTTTTAAACTTCGATCATACGGGGATGTCCATCGTTGAAATCAGTCATCGCGCGTCCGCCTACGACGCCGTGCACAGCCGGGCAAAGGCGGACATCAAGGAGCTCATGGGGCTCGGCGACGATTACGAGGTGCTCTTCTGTCAGGGCGGCGCCAGCCAGCAGTTCGCCATGATCCCGATGAATTTTGCCTCTCCCGAGCACAAGGGCAGTTACATCCTCTCCGGTCAGTTTTCGCAAAAGGCATATGAGGAAGCGGCATTCTTAAACGTCGGCGAGATTGCGGCGAGCTCCAAGGACGGGAACTACGTCCACGTCCCTCAGCAGAGCGAATTCGACCTTGATCCGGAAGCGGCGTACCTGCACGTCTGCTATAACAACACGATTTACGGCACGGAATTCCACTACATCCCGCTGACAGGTAAGGTTCCCCTGATCGCGGATATGTCCTCCGATATGCTCTCCCGCCCTGTCGATTTCAAGAAATTCGATTTCATCTATGCCGGCGTCCAAAAAAATCTGGGCCCTGCAGGTCTCGTCGTCGTTGTCGCCAAAAAATCTTTCCTCGAAACGGCATCCGATGATCTGCCGACGATGTTCCGCTACTCCACGTTCTGCAAGAAGGATTCCCTCTACAATACACCGCCCGTCTTCTCCATCTACATGGTCTCCAAGGTCGTTGCCTGGATCAAAGCGCAGGGCGGACTCAAGGAGATGGAAAAGCGCAACCGGAAAAAAGCGAATCTGCTGTATGATGTCATTGATCGTTCCGGCGGCTTCTATCGGGGCCATGCCGATGAAGTGAGTCGTTCCCTGATGAACGTCACATTCCGCCTCCCGTCCGAGGAGCTCGAGAAGAAATTCGCCGCGGAGGCACTCGAGCACAAGCTCGGCGGCATCAAGGGCCATCGCTCGGTCGGCGGCATGCGCGCTTCCATCTACAACGCGATGCCCTATGAAGGCGTGCAGACACTCGCCGATTTCATGGAGAAATTCCAAAAGACGAACGGCTGA
- a CDS encoding heavy metal-associated domain-containing protein — protein sequence MATYILLAVIVVAVCFALRSMMGHFKGEGACCAGGGTIAKGPAKKLEGKVIGEKIISIEGMHCANCEHAVTRLLSSIEGASAEVSLSKKRAVLRMVREVPDEEIHSILDRTEYRITGIEVHTA from the coding sequence ATGGCTACGTATATATTGCTCGCTGTCATCGTCGTTGCCGTCTGTTTCGCGCTTCGATCCATGATGGGACACTTCAAAGGCGAAGGAGCCTGCTGCGCCGGCGGCGGTACGATTGCCAAGGGGCCGGCGAAGAAGCTGGAAGGCAAGGTCATCGGTGAGAAGATCATCTCCATTGAGGGGATGCACTGCGCCAACTGTGAGCATGCGGTGACACGGCTGCTGTCCTCGATCGAGGGGGCATCCGCCGAGGTCAGTCTGTCGAAGAAGCGGGCGGTGCTACGAATGGTGCGTGAGGTGCCGGATGAGGAGATTCACTCGATACTTGACAGGACAGAGTACAGGATCACGGGCATAGAAGTTCATACCGCATAA
- the eno gene encoding phosphopyruvate hydratase — MRRNSIIKSVHAREILDSRSNPTIEVDIRLEDGSFGRAASPSGASTGIFEALELRDGDKSRYLGKGVLKAVANVNDVLAKVLVGVDAADTAEVDRLMIEADGTEGKSKLGANAILACSMAAAKAAAESKGQPLYRFLGGAQAGLLPVPMMNIINGGAHATNSIDAQEFMIMPVGAKTFSECLQWSSEVFHALQKLLKKAGHATGVGDEGGFAPNLKSDEEAIQFIVDAIKETGREPGKDFVLAMDVAASEWKDEAKGKGFYHLPKAGTNFTTDELIEHWAALVEKFPIVSIEDPLDEEDWEGWKKITERLGDKVQLVGDDLFVTNTKRLAKGIEMGAGNAILIKVNQIGSLSETMAAIKMAHKAGYTAIVSHRSGETEDVTIADLVVALNAGQIKTGAPSRSERVAKYNQLLRIEEELGAAAAFAGKDAFQADVKIG; from the coding sequence ATGAGAAGAAACAGCATCATCAAGAGCGTCCATGCGCGCGAAATTCTCGACTCCCGCAGTAACCCGACCATCGAGGTCGATATCCGCCTGGAGGATGGCAGCTTTGGCCGCGCAGCATCCCCGTCAGGTGCTTCCACGGGTATCTTCGAGGCGCTTGAGCTTCGCGACGGTGACAAGTCCCGCTATCTCGGCAAGGGCGTCTTGAAGGCTGTTGCGAACGTCAATGATGTGCTTGCAAAGGTTCTCGTCGGCGTTGACGCTGCCGATACGGCAGAGGTCGATCGTCTCATGATCGAGGCGGACGGTACGGAAGGAAAGAGCAAGCTCGGCGCAAATGCTATTCTCGCCTGCTCCATGGCTGCAGCAAAGGCTGCCGCGGAGAGCAAGGGACAGCCGCTCTATCGCTTCCTCGGCGGTGCGCAGGCAGGCCTTCTCCCCGTCCCGATGATGAACATCATCAACGGCGGCGCGCATGCGACGAACAGCATTGACGCACAGGAGTTTATGATCATGCCTGTCGGCGCAAAGACGTTCTCCGAGTGCCTGCAGTGGTCGTCTGAAGTGTTCCATGCGCTCCAGAAGCTCCTCAAAAAGGCCGGACACGCAACGGGTGTCGGTGATGAAGGCGGTTTTGCGCCGAACCTCAAGAGCGATGAAGAGGCGATTCAGTTCATCGTTGACGCCATCAAGGAGACGGGGCGCGAGCCGGGCAAGGATTTTGTCCTCGCTATGGACGTCGCCGCTTCCGAGTGGAAGGATGAAGCGAAGGGCAAGGGCTTCTATCACCTGCCGAAGGCCGGTACGAACTTCACGACGGATGAGCTCATCGAGCACTGGGCGGCGCTTGTCGAGAAGTTCCCGATCGTCTCCATCGAGGATCCGCTCGATGAGGAGGACTGGGAAGGCTGGAAGAAGATTACCGAGCGTCTCGGCGACAAGGTGCAGCTCGTCGGCGACGACCTCTTCGTTACGAACACGAAGCGCCTCGCCAAGGGCATTGAGATGGGTGCAGGCAATGCGATTCTCATCAAGGTAAATCAGATCGGCTCTCTCTCCGAGACCATGGCCGCGATTAAGATGGCGCACAAGGCCGGCTATACGGCAATCGTCTCCCATCGCTCCGGTGAGACCGAGGACGTCACGATCGCGGATCTCGTCGTCGCGCTCAACGCCGGTCAGATCAAGACAGGTGCTCCGAGCCGTTCCGAGCGCGTTGCGAAGTACAACCAGCTCCTCCGCATCGAGGAAGAGCTCGGTGCAGCAGCTGCATTTGCCGGCAAGGATGCATTCCAGGCAGATGTCAAGATTGGCTGA
- a CDS encoding Gx transporter family protein, with translation MRTEKITRLAMLLALSLVLFIVELQIPFLPAVPGLKLGLANVVTLFLLWYFPFREVVLVLAARVLLASFFAGGVSTLAFSLAGGLLAVCGSACLHRLYPDASMLMIGILGAILHHTGQIAVAVLLLTTTDVLYYYPFLLGASFVTGSVTGCIASLVERRLRKHT, from the coding sequence TTGCGCACTGAAAAAATTACACGTCTCGCAATGCTGCTGGCGCTCTCTCTCGTGCTCTTCATCGTGGAGCTGCAGATTCCGTTTCTTCCCGCTGTCCCGGGACTGAAGCTCGGCCTTGCCAACGTCGTGACACTCTTCCTCCTGTGGTACTTTCCGTTTCGGGAAGTCGTGCTCGTACTCGCTGCACGCGTACTGCTTGCGAGCTTTTTTGCGGGGGGCGTATCGACCCTCGCCTTCAGCCTTGCGGGAGGGCTTCTCGCAGTCTGCGGAAGCGCCTGCCTCCACCGTCTTTATCCCGATGCGTCCATGCTGATGATCGGCATTCTCGGAGCGATCCTCCACCATACGGGGCAGATTGCCGTCGCCGTGCTTTTGCTCACGACGACCGATGTGCTGTACTACTATCCGTTTCTGCTCGGCGCGTCCTTCGTGACAGGCAGCGTGACGGGCTGCATCGCGAGCCTCGTCGAGAGGCGATTAAGGAAGCATACATGA